DNA sequence from the Streptomyces cinnabarinus genome:
GACCGACCGCGCCCTGGCCGTCGTACGCGCGGGGGCCCTCACCACCGTCCAGGACCTCGGCCGCCCCGGCCACGCCCACCTCGGCGTGCCCCGCTCCGGCGCGCTCGACGGGCCCGCCGCGGCCCTGGCGAACCGGCTGGTGGGCAACGCGCCCGAGGCGGCGGTGCTGGAGACCACGCTCAACGGCGTCGCCGTACGCCCGCGTTCGACGGTCACCGCGGCCGTCACGGGAGCCCCCTGCGCGGTCACGGTGGACGGCCGCCCGGTCGCCTGGGGCGGGCCGGTGCGCGTGCCCGCCGGAGCCGTACTGGACATCGGCGCCGCCCGCTCCGGCATCCGCAGCTACGTGGCCTTCGGCGGCGGTGTCACCGTGGACCCGGTCCTCGGCAGCCGCTCCACGGACCTGCTGTCCGGCCTGGGCCCCGCGCCGCTGGCGGACGGCACGGTGCTGCCCCTCGGCGCGCCGATCGCCCTCCACGCGCGCGTGGACCTGGCCCCCCAGCCGTCCCCGCCCGCGGAACTGGTCCTGCGGGTGACCCTCGGCCCCCGCGACGACTGGTTCACGCCCGAGGTCGTCAGGACCTTCACCTCACGCACGTACCAGGTCTCCCCCGCGAGCAACCGCATCGGCCTGCGCACCCAGGGCCCCGCGCTGGAGCGGGCCGTCCCCGGCGAGCTCCCCAGCGAGGGCATGGTGCTGGGCGCGGTCCAGGTCCCTCCGGACGGCCGGCCGGTGGTGTTCCTGGCGGACCACCCGACCACGGGGGGCTACCCGGTGATCGCGGTGGTCCGGGCCGGGGATCTGCCGGCCGCGGCGCAGGCCGTGCCCGGGACGCCGGTCCGCTTCACAGCGGTGCGACGGAACTGACGCACGGCATCACGCGGCGTCCGGCTGCTGCTCCGCCACCGACAGCGCGGCCAACGCCGCCGACACCGCGTGGGCCGTCCGCAGATCGAGCCGGGCGCTCGTCCCGCGCGCGCGGTGCCGCATCTCGGAGGCCGCCAGCGTCAGCAGCTGAGGCAGCAGATCGGTGCACCGCCGCACCACCCACCCCGTGCCCGCGGTGGCCAGCCACCACAGGCTCGCCGACTTGGTGGGCGCCGGGAACTCGGGCTCCGGCGACGGCGCGAGGCCCGTGGCCAGCCCGCCCTCGGCCAGCAGCGCGTGGAACCGCACCGCGAGCTGCCGGTGTCCCCGCTCCCCCGGATGCAGCCGGTCCGCGCTCCACATCGCACGGTCGGTGAGCCAGGCGCCCTCGGACGCGTGCAGATGCACCGCGTCGTACCGCTCGGACAGCGCGTGCACCACCGTGTTGACGGCCCGCTGCCGCCGGGCCAGCGGACGCGCCAGCGCCCCCGGAAGGCCGAGCATCGCGCCCGGGTCCGGCAGACAGGCCGT
Encoded proteins:
- a CDS encoding biotin-dependent carboxyltransferase family protein, which gives rise to MTDRALAVVRAGALTTVQDLGRPGHAHLGVPRSGALDGPAAALANRLVGNAPEAAVLETTLNGVAVRPRSTVTAAVTGAPCAVTVDGRPVAWGGPVRVPAGAVLDIGAARSGIRSYVAFGGGVTVDPVLGSRSTDLLSGLGPAPLADGTVLPLGAPIALHARVDLAPQPSPPAELVLRVTLGPRDDWFTPEVVRTFTSRTYQVSPASNRIGLRTQGPALERAVPGELPSEGMVLGAVQVPPDGRPVVFLADHPTTGGYPVIAVVRAGDLPAAAQAVPGTPVRFTAVRRN
- a CDS encoding SGNH/GDSL hydrolase family protein, with product MRPLRFVALGDSLTEGVGDPVGDGWRGWAALLAGGLAEQPVDFTNLAVSGAQTRDVLERQLSEALDLRPDVVSVVVGVNDTLRCTFDIQAVAARLDQVYAALTARGAVVLTACLPDPGAMLGLPGALARPLARRQRAVNTVVHALSERYDAVHLHASEGAWLTDRAMWSADRLHPGERGHRQLAVRFHALLAEGGLATGLAPSPEPEFPAPTKSASLWWLATAGTGWVVRRCTDLLPQLLTLAASEMRHRARGTSARLDLRTAHAVSAALAALSVAEQQPDAA